A part of Terriglobia bacterium genomic DNA contains:
- a CDS encoding amidohydrolase: MRRLMIATLVLCACCAAAQTQPDPVLLAEIQKIKAIDNHTHVMKVVEPGQQDTEFDALPCDPLEPSGAPTMTRADNPAFLKAWKELYGYPYDDAAPQHLRVLTAAKEKVRRQQGENFPTWVLDRLGIETMLANRVAMGPGLTPPRFRWVPYDDALLFPLNNAAMADTPDRKIFFAREEALLKRYASDLQIKRLPVSLDEYVSRIVLPTLQRQKKAGAVAVKFEAAYLRALDFAPAPHDAAASIYFRQMGDARPSSLIPAPTKAEYKILQDYLFHVIAAEAGRLGMPVHLHTGAGCGGYFQIGGANPLLLEADLDDPVLRKTNFVLLHAGWPFTRETAFLMGKSNVWADTSEGWMISPHELANYMRSWMEWYPEKILFGTDLYAATPEIGWEEVGWQTSQGARWALAVALAGMIEDGEITRARALELAHMVLHDNAAKLYGIQ, encoded by the coding sequence ATGCGTCGCCTGATGATTGCCACTCTCGTGTTGTGCGCGTGTTGTGCCGCTGCGCAAACCCAGCCTGACCCCGTCTTGCTAGCGGAAATCCAGAAGATCAAAGCGATTGATAACCACACACACGTGATGAAGGTCGTTGAACCTGGGCAGCAGGACACCGAATTCGACGCGCTGCCCTGCGATCCTCTTGAGCCGTCGGGCGCACCCACCATGACGCGCGCCGACAATCCCGCGTTCCTCAAGGCCTGGAAAGAGCTGTACGGCTATCCCTACGACGACGCGGCGCCGCAGCACCTGCGGGTACTGACGGCCGCAAAAGAAAAAGTACGCCGCCAGCAAGGCGAAAATTTTCCCACTTGGGTGTTGGACCGGCTCGGCATTGAAACCATGCTTGCCAACCGGGTTGCCATGGGACCCGGCCTCACCCCGCCACGCTTCCGCTGGGTGCCCTACGACGACGCGCTGCTGTTTCCCTTGAACAATGCGGCCATGGCCGACACGCCCGATCGAAAAATCTTCTTCGCGCGCGAAGAGGCTCTATTGAAGCGATACGCGTCGGACCTGCAGATCAAACGCCTGCCCGTGTCGCTGGATGAATATGTGTCCCGCATTGTTTTGCCGACGCTGCAACGTCAAAAGAAGGCCGGTGCCGTGGCGGTGAAATTCGAGGCGGCATACCTGCGAGCGCTGGACTTTGCGCCCGCTCCTCATGACGCTGCGGCAAGCATTTATTTTCGCCAGATGGGCGATGCCCGGCCGTCGTCGCTCATTCCGGCGCCCACAAAAGCCGAATACAAAATCCTGCAGGATTACCTGTTCCACGTGATCGCCGCCGAAGCTGGACGGCTCGGCATGCCCGTGCACCTCCATACCGGCGCGGGATGTGGCGGGTACTTCCAAATCGGCGGCGCCAACCCGCTGCTGCTGGAAGCCGACCTCGACGATCCTGTGCTGCGAAAAACGAATTTCGTCCTGCTGCATGCCGGCTGGCCGTTCACCCGCGAGACGGCGTTCCTGATGGGCAAGTCCAACGTGTGGGCGGACACGTCCGAAGGCTGGATGATCTCGCCCCACGAACTGGCCAACTACATGCGGAGCTGGATGGAGTGGTACCCGGAGAAAATCCTGTTCGGCACCGACCTGTACGCCGCTACGCCGGAAATCGGTTGGGAAGAGGTGGGCTGGCAGACCTCGCAAGGCGCGCGCTGGGCCTTGGCCGTGGCCCTCGCCGGCATGATCGAGGATGGAGAAATCACCCGCGCGCGCGCCCTGGAACTCGCTCACATGGTGCTGCACGATAACGCGGCGAAGCTGTACGGAATCCAGTGA
- a CDS encoding DUF1801 domain-containing protein, producing the protein MAAAMTGKEQLEAFISRYTPEVAACARRALATMRRRLPGAVELVYDNYNALVIGFGPSERASEAIFSVALYPRWVNLFFLQGATLPDPDRRLRGNGKFVRNTVLRDASELDEPEVRKLIDQAVRRASNPIDGRCRRRLVIRSISAKQRPRRPRQN; encoded by the coding sequence ATGGCAGCGGCCATGACCGGGAAAGAACAACTCGAAGCGTTCATCTCCCGGTACACGCCTGAAGTGGCGGCCTGCGCCCGCCGCGCGCTCGCCACGATGCGCCGCCGTTTGCCGGGCGCGGTGGAACTGGTTTACGACAACTACAATGCCCTGGTGATCGGGTTCGGTCCCAGCGAGCGCGCCTCCGAGGCCATCTTCTCCGTCGCACTCTACCCGCGCTGGGTCAATTTGTTCTTCCTCCAGGGTGCAACACTCCCCGATCCTGACAGGCGTCTTCGGGGCAATGGCAAGTTCGTCCGCAATACCGTGCTGCGCGATGCTAGCGAACTGGACGAACCGGAGGTTCGCAAATTGATCGACCAGGCCGTTCGGCGCGCGTCAAATCCCATTGACGGCCGCTGCCGGCGCCGCCTTGTCATCCGATCAATTTCAGCCAAACAGCGGCCTCGCCGGCCGCGGCAAAATTGA
- a CDS encoding energy transducer TonB — protein sequence MKFVRCVSSLLLPLLVTTVAMCQAPPQVASPPRDPLEPSTGATFVPDTPQQRALVLSLVERARQNSDLHMATMSPFTLKLSFNAGGQSSYTGAGDMEETWLSGRRWRWSAHLGSFSMVRMGGGGVAYDEKTPGPIPMRIHMLRTAVFWPVLGFSPGALIRIASTKWNGLDLMCVLLSRQGNPATATQGRRWEEMEYCIDTNDGLLRLYSEAPGIYITYDYRDALHFHNRVLPREVTVVEGETAVISARLDSITDPVSSDAAYFAPTEQMKARGPGAMLMTPRRFPLSVPLSIGPVGTVQPVIVVVEVGEDGKVLEAEVLQDSNPVLSRQALDVVRKASYSPQKENGVPQQRQWYINVRFGG from the coding sequence ATGAAATTTGTCCGCTGCGTTTCATCGCTGCTCCTTCCGCTCCTGGTCACCACGGTCGCCATGTGTCAGGCGCCGCCGCAGGTGGCGTCTCCGCCGCGCGATCCACTCGAGCCTTCCACCGGCGCGACCTTCGTTCCCGACACTCCGCAGCAGCGCGCGTTGGTGCTGTCGCTGGTCGAACGCGCGCGCCAGAACAGCGATCTGCACATGGCGACCATGTCGCCGTTTACGCTCAAGCTGTCGTTCAACGCCGGCGGGCAGTCGAGCTACACCGGCGCCGGCGACATGGAAGAAACCTGGCTGTCAGGGCGGAGGTGGCGCTGGTCGGCGCATCTGGGCAGCTTCTCCATGGTCCGCATGGGCGGCGGAGGTGTCGCGTACGACGAGAAGACGCCCGGCCCCATCCCCATGCGCATCCACATGCTGCGTACGGCGGTGTTCTGGCCCGTGCTGGGTTTCTCGCCGGGCGCATTGATCCGCATCGCTTCCACGAAATGGAATGGCTTGGATCTCATGTGCGTGCTGCTCTCTCGCCAGGGCAACCCTGCTACGGCAACGCAGGGACGGCGCTGGGAGGAGATGGAGTATTGCATTGATACGAACGACGGCCTGCTGCGGCTCTATTCCGAGGCGCCCGGGATCTACATCACCTATGACTACCGCGACGCGCTGCACTTCCACAACCGCGTGCTGCCGCGGGAAGTTACGGTTGTGGAAGGCGAAACCGCCGTCATCTCGGCGCGGCTCGACAGCATCACCGACCCGGTTTCCAGCGATGCCGCCTACTTCGCGCCCACCGAACAGATGAAGGCGCGCGGTCCGGGAGCGATGCTGATGACGCCCAGACGGTTTCCGCTCTCGGTTCCGCTGTCCATCGGCCCGGTCGGCACCGTTCAGCCGGTCATCGTGGTTGTCGAAGTCGGGGAAGACGGCAAGGTGCTGGAAGCCGAGGTGCTCCAGGATTCCAATCCCGTGCTTAGCCGGCAGGCACTCGACGTGGTCAGGAAAGCGAGTTATTCGCCGCAGAAAGAGAACGGCGTTCCCCAGCAGAGGCAGTGGTATATCAACGTGCGGTTTGGAGGCTGA
- a CDS encoding OsmC family protein — MQRKGSAVWNGGLKDGKGTVSSASGVLSNTPYSFATRFEGEKGTNPEELIAAAHAGCFSMALSAQLGNAGLKPERIATEATVTLEKLESGFAITQVHLQTTARIPGASPEAFRQAADNAKSGCPVSKLLNAKITLDAKLEESRAAD; from the coding sequence ATGCAGCGCAAAGGCAGTGCGGTGTGGAACGGTGGATTGAAAGACGGGAAGGGAACGGTGTCGAGCGCCAGCGGTGTGCTGTCGAACACTCCCTATTCGTTCGCCACGCGATTTGAAGGCGAGAAGGGCACCAACCCCGAGGAGTTGATCGCGGCGGCGCACGCCGGCTGTTTCTCGATGGCGCTTTCGGCGCAGTTGGGCAACGCCGGGCTGAAGCCGGAGCGGATTGCCACCGAGGCTACAGTCACGCTGGAGAAACTGGAGTCGGGCTTCGCCATTACGCAGGTCCATCTGCAAACCACGGCGCGCATTCCGGGAGCTTCGCCGGAAGCTTTCCGCCAGGCGGCCGACAATGCCAAGAGCGGTTGCCCCGTTTCCAAGCTGCTGAACGCCAAGATCACCTTGGACGCCAAGCTGGAAGAGTCGCGGGCAGCGGACTAA
- a CDS encoding nuclear transport factor 2 family protein — MPTTVDAVEQHITQIGEQWARNWNAGDLDKLIQAFAPDAVYMPPHHAAVHGRDAIYEYLKTPMQHGVGELTYEVTFVKHSGDLAYDVGRYTMSVPRAGGKRQERGKYLTVWRRQSKGEWLIVADTWSSDLPAAG; from the coding sequence ATGCCAACTACCGTCGACGCAGTGGAACAACACATCACCCAGATTGGCGAGCAATGGGCGCGGAACTGGAACGCGGGCGACCTGGACAAACTCATCCAGGCGTTCGCGCCCGATGCCGTCTACATGCCGCCCCATCATGCCGCCGTGCACGGCCGCGATGCCATTTATGAATACCTGAAAACGCCGATGCAGCACGGTGTCGGCGAACTCACCTATGAGGTCACCTTCGTCAAGCATTCCGGGGACCTGGCCTACGACGTCGGGCGCTATACGATGTCGGTGCCGCGTGCCGGCGGCAAGCGCCAGGAGCGCGGGAAATACCTCACGGTGTGGCGTCGCCAATCCAAGGGCGAATGGCTCATCGTGGCCGATACCTGGTCGAGCGACTTACCGGCTGCCGGCTAG
- a CDS encoding TraR/DksA C4-type zinc finger protein encodes MKSLDEYLREAEVAHGHLCAGQVLGVRMAMLGLQKLGIEDPRGKDRKRLVTFVEIDRCATDAVAVVTGCRLGKRALKFRDWGKVAATFVDLSAGRAYRIAARESSKALARSLHPEIENKNQQQMLAYREMADDDLFDVQAVTVELPPEEFPGYKGERAVCARCGEGINFRREVVRDNQVLCRACAGEAYYRPA; translated from the coding sequence ATGAAATCCCTCGACGAGTATCTCCGCGAAGCCGAAGTTGCCCACGGCCACCTCTGTGCCGGGCAGGTGCTGGGCGTGCGCATGGCGATGCTCGGCCTGCAGAAGCTGGGCATCGAGGACCCGCGCGGCAAAGACCGCAAGCGGCTCGTGACCTTCGTCGAGATTGACCGCTGTGCCACCGACGCCGTCGCCGTCGTGACCGGCTGCCGCCTGGGCAAGCGCGCGCTGAAATTTCGCGACTGGGGCAAGGTCGCCGCCACCTTCGTTGACCTCTCCGCCGGCCGCGCCTATCGCATTGCCGCCCGCGAATCGTCCAAGGCCTTGGCCCGGAGCCTGCATCCCGAGATCGAAAACAAGAACCAGCAGCAGATGCTCGCCTACCGCGAAATGGCGGATGACGATCTGTTCGACGTGCAGGCCGTCACCGTGGAACTTCCGCCTGAGGAATTTCCCGGCTACAAGGGCGAGCGCGCCGTGTGCGCCCGCTGCGGCGAGGGCATCAACTTCCGCCGCGAGGTGGTGCGCGATAACCAGGTGCTGTGCCGGGCCTGCGCCGGAGAGGCGTATTACCGGCCCGCGTAG
- a CDS encoding response regulator, producing MNFVLQQKRVARILVVDDHVENASLMAQLLQTRGYVVRVSHNAGDAEQEIRSHLPDLILLDVIMPGKSGYDLCRELKADPMTRLIPLVMITGLTEREDKIRGIEAGADDFLNKPIFPEELFARVRSLLKLKEFTDELESAEDVLCTLGLSVEARDPYTEGHCERLARYASEMGRHLKLGEEAVVALRRGGYLHDLGKITVPDEILKKGTDLTPEEWQIMKQHPITGETICQPLKSLRLVLPIIRSHHEHWDGSGYPDGLGGEDIPLLARILQIVDVHDALITARPYKPALPHQQAAETMRQEAAAGLWDPNLVDEFFQMLRKAQAA from the coding sequence ATGAATTTCGTTCTCCAGCAGAAGCGCGTGGCGCGCATCCTGGTGGTTGATGACCACGTGGAAAACGCGTCGCTGATGGCACAACTGCTGCAGACGCGCGGATACGTGGTGCGCGTCTCGCACAACGCCGGCGATGCCGAACAGGAAATCCGCTCCCATTTGCCCGACCTGATCCTGCTGGACGTGATCATGCCGGGCAAGTCCGGCTACGATCTGTGCCGCGAGTTGAAGGCCGATCCCATGACCCGCCTGATCCCGCTGGTCATGATCACCGGCCTGACCGAACGGGAAGACAAAATCCGCGGCATCGAGGCCGGCGCCGACGATTTCCTGAACAAGCCCATCTTTCCGGAAGAGCTGTTCGCGCGCGTCCGTTCGTTGCTCAAGCTCAAGGAATTCACCGATGAGCTGGAGAGCGCCGAAGACGTGCTGTGCACGCTGGGGCTGAGCGTCGAGGCGCGCGACCCCTACACCGAGGGCCACTGCGAGCGGCTGGCGCGCTACGCCAGCGAGATGGGGCGCCACCTGAAACTCGGCGAGGAGGCGGTGGTTGCGCTGCGCCGCGGCGGGTACCTCCACGACCTGGGAAAGATCACCGTGCCCGACGAAATTTTAAAGAAGGGCACCGACCTCACGCCCGAGGAATGGCAGATCATGAAGCAGCACCCGATCACCGGCGAAACCATCTGCCAGCCGCTGAAGTCGCTGCGCCTGGTGCTGCCCATCATCCGCAGCCATCACGAACACTGGGACGGCAGCGGCTATCCCGACGGGCTCGGCGGCGAAGACATCCCGCTGCTGGCGCGTATCCTGCAGATTGTGGATGTCCACGATGCGCTGATCACCGCGCGCCCCTACAAACCGGCGCTGCCCCACCAGCAAGCGGCAGAAACCATGCGCCAGGAGGCTGCGGCGGGACTGTGGGACCCGAACCTGGTCGACGAATTCTTCCAGATGCTGCGCAAGGCGCAGGCGGCGTAG
- a CDS encoding M20/M25/M40 family metallo-hydrolase, which translates to MRSKLSYTAAALAVVITAAMAIPAIGAATATTESVDLETITSIRQEGFRNSKVMDTLSELTDRIGPRLTGSPNMKRANDWTREQLEKWGLANAHLESYGPFGRGWSEESVFVRMVSPDVAMLIAQPEAWTPSTPGLLRGRVVRAKLERTEDFEKYRGKLAGQIVLLGEMRDVKPHEDVEMQRYDDKRLEQIYLYQAAMRRGYERPSREEMVRRLQFRKELVKFLTDEKVAAVIKPSSGDGGTIFVQGTQAYKKDEPMGVPSLVMSIEHYGRILRLMDRDVPVELEVEVKTKFYDDDPMAYNTVAEIPGTDKKDEIVMLGGHLDSWHTGTGATDNGCGVAVAMEAVRILKSLGVKPRRTIRIALWSGEEEGLLGSKAYVTQHIGERQPPPNQSPSEAALPSYMRRETGPVVTKAEWGKVSAYFNLDNGSGKIRGIYTQENASVRPIFEAWLEPFRDLGAGTVTMRMTGGTDHLPFDAVGVPGFQFIQDPLEYESRTHHSNMDVYERAQKDDLMEAAVIMASFVYNAAMRDQMMPRKPFGADTKVIRAEEKPAGDKAVAERGGTKVKKAAKKE; encoded by the coding sequence ATGCGAAGCAAGCTCTCCTACACGGCCGCCGCGCTGGCGGTCGTCATCACCGCCGCGATGGCGATTCCGGCCATCGGCGCGGCCACGGCGACCACTGAATCCGTTGACCTGGAAACCATCACCAGCATCCGGCAAGAAGGATTCCGCAATTCCAAGGTGATGGACACGCTGAGCGAGCTGACGGACCGGATCGGCCCGCGGCTGACCGGCTCTCCCAACATGAAGCGGGCCAACGACTGGACGCGCGAGCAATTGGAAAAGTGGGGACTGGCGAACGCTCACCTGGAGAGCTACGGCCCGTTCGGGCGCGGGTGGTCGGAGGAATCGGTGTTCGTGCGCATGGTGTCGCCGGATGTGGCGATGCTGATTGCGCAGCCGGAGGCGTGGACGCCATCGACGCCGGGGCTGCTGCGCGGACGAGTCGTGCGCGCCAAGCTCGAGCGCACGGAAGATTTCGAGAAATATCGCGGCAAGCTGGCGGGCCAGATCGTGCTGCTGGGCGAAATGCGCGACGTGAAGCCGCACGAGGACGTGGAAATGCAGCGCTACGACGACAAGCGCCTGGAGCAGATTTACCTGTACCAGGCGGCGATGCGGCGCGGATACGAGAGGCCGTCACGCGAGGAGATGGTCCGGCGCCTACAGTTCCGCAAAGAGCTGGTGAAATTCCTGACCGACGAAAAGGTTGCGGCGGTGATCAAACCGAGCAGCGGCGACGGCGGCACCATCTTCGTCCAGGGCACGCAGGCGTACAAGAAAGACGAGCCGATGGGCGTGCCCAGCCTGGTGATGTCGATCGAGCACTACGGGCGCATCCTGCGATTGATGGATCGCGACGTGCCGGTGGAGCTGGAAGTTGAAGTCAAGACAAAGTTCTACGATGACGATCCGATGGCGTACAACACGGTGGCGGAGATCCCGGGCACGGATAAGAAAGACGAGATCGTGATGCTGGGCGGGCATCTCGACTCGTGGCACACCGGGACGGGCGCCACCGACAACGGGTGCGGCGTGGCGGTCGCCATGGAGGCGGTGCGCATCTTGAAATCGCTGGGCGTGAAGCCGCGGCGGACCATCCGCATCGCGCTGTGGAGCGGCGAGGAGGAGGGCTTGCTGGGCTCGAAGGCGTACGTGACGCAGCACATCGGCGAACGCCAGCCGCCGCCGAACCAAAGCCCGAGCGAAGCCGCGCTGCCCTCCTATATGCGGCGCGAAACCGGGCCGGTGGTGACCAAGGCGGAGTGGGGCAAGGTGTCGGCGTACTTCAACCTGGACAACGGGTCGGGAAAAATCCGCGGCATCTACACCCAGGAGAATGCGTCGGTGCGGCCGATCTTCGAAGCGTGGCTGGAGCCGTTCCGCGACCTGGGCGCGGGGACGGTGACGATGCGAATGACCGGCGGGACCGATCACCTGCCGTTCGACGCGGTGGGCGTGCCGGGATTCCAGTTCATCCAGGACCCGCTGGAGTACGAGTCGCGGACGCACCACTCGAACATGGACGTTTACGAGCGGGCGCAAAAGGACGACCTGATGGAAGCGGCGGTGATTATGGCCTCGTTCGTGTACAACGCCGCGATGCGCGACCAGATGATGCCGCGCAAACCGTTCGGGGCAGACACGAAGGTGATCCGCGCCGAAGAAAAACCCGCTGGCGACAAGGCGGTGGCAGAAAGGGGCGGGACCAAGGTGAAGAAGGCGGCGAAGAAGGAATAG
- a CDS encoding transposase, whose protein sequence is MAVCSAAWTSKRDPTWPSGFPRWSDWATSFSNISRGIAAYCDHAVRFGVVESINTTIKAVLRRARGMRDEEMLLLKLKWATAHPIRSARDLMRFLTLQPLYSNR, encoded by the coding sequence GTGGCGGTCTGCTCGGCGGCCTGGACATCGAAACGCGATCCCACGTGGCCATCCGGCTTCCCGAGATGGAGCGACTGGGCGACTTCCTTCTCAAACATATCGAGGGGCATCGCCGCTTACTGTGATCACGCGGTTCGGTTCGGCGTGGTCGAATCGATCAACACGACCATCAAAGCCGTGCTCCGCCGCGCTCGTGGAATGCGAGATGAAGAGATGCTGCTCCTGAAATTGAAGTGGGCCACCGCCCACCCCATTCGGTCCGCTCGAGACTTGATGCGCTTTCTGACCCTTCAACCGCTGTACTCAAATCGGTGA
- a CDS encoding ChbG/HpnK family deacetylase, translating into MKRLIINADDFGLTAGVNRAIAEAHQRGVVTSASMMAGGAQLDEAVALARTLPQLSIGCHVDLIQLSPVSAPGQIPTLTHGATFRPGFVRFARAALRNRLSAAEITSEAAAQMAKLQSAGLALTHFDTHKHTHLFPRVLRPLLTAAKMRGIRAVRNPFEPGPGARFSRVLLRPKLFSRYCAVRAFQSMAGKFRRIVEAEGLVTTDGTVGIVLTGSLNRPRLDTLIRRIPEGTWELVTHPGYNDPALRPLSALTASCETELALLTSPSTRDLLKECGVELISYRDLVPVATASGA; encoded by the coding sequence GTGAAGCGCCTCATCATCAACGCCGACGACTTCGGCCTCACCGCGGGCGTCAACCGTGCCATCGCCGAAGCGCACCAGCGCGGCGTCGTCACCTCCGCCAGCATGATGGCCGGGGGCGCTCAATTGGACGAAGCCGTAGCTCTTGCCCGCACTTTGCCGCAGCTTTCGATTGGCTGTCATGTTGATCTGATCCAGCTTAGTCCCGTGTCCGCGCCCGGACAGATTCCGACGCTCACCCACGGCGCGACATTCCGGCCTGGGTTCGTGCGCTTTGCGCGTGCCGCCCTGCGCAACCGCCTCTCCGCCGCCGAAATCACCTCCGAAGCGGCGGCGCAGATGGCGAAGCTCCAATCCGCCGGCCTCGCGCTCACCCATTTCGACACCCACAAGCACACCCATCTGTTTCCGCGCGTGCTGCGCCCTCTGTTGACGGCGGCAAAAATGCGCGGCATCCGCGCGGTGCGCAACCCCTTCGAACCCGGCCCCGGGGCCCGGTTTTCCCGGGTGTTATTGCGGCCCAAATTGTTCAGCCGCTATTGTGCGGTGCGCGCATTTCAGTCCATGGCAGGGAAGTTTCGCCGCATCGTTGAGGCGGAGGGCCTCGTCACCACCGACGGCACCGTTGGGATCGTCCTCACCGGCTCTCTCAACCGGCCTCGGCTGGACACGCTGATTCGCCGCATTCCGGAGGGCACTTGGGAACTGGTCACCCATCCCGGCTATAACGACCCCGCGTTGCGTCCGCTGAGCGCCCTCACCGCATCGTGCGAAACCGAGCTTGCGCTGCTGACCTCGCCCAGCACTCGCGACCTTTTGAAGGAATGTGGTGTTGAATTAATTTCCTACCGCGACTTGGTCCCTGTCGCCACAGCCTCCGGAGCCTGA
- a CDS encoding PLP-dependent aspartate aminotransferase family protein: MDTKHLGINSKLIHAGHRADPTGAINVPIYQTSTFAFRDAQHGAALFAGQEDGYIYTRIGNPTIRALEESVAELENGCGGIATSSGMGAVSTLYVALLSAGAHMVSTASVYGPSRGLVENHFSRFGVESTYLDTSDLARVRDALRPETKLVYVETPSNPTMQLTDIAQVSALAHAHGCLIAVDNTFASPYLQKPLDLGADVVLHSVTKFINGHADVVGGILVAKDPSIYKLLRSVMVNFGCNMDPHQAFLVLRGLRTLGVRIERAQRNALEIARWLETQPEVQTVRYVGLESHPQHELAKRQMRGFGSMISFELKGGMEAGRRLMNAVKVATLAVSLGGVETLIEHPASMTHAGISPQDRRAAGFSDGLVRYSVGIEDVEDLIADLRQALDAVAMEIEVAAAR; the protein is encoded by the coding sequence ATGGACACGAAGCATCTCGGCATCAATAGCAAGTTGATCCACGCCGGCCACCGGGCGGACCCGACTGGCGCAATCAACGTTCCGATCTACCAGACCTCCACCTTTGCCTTCCGCGATGCCCAACACGGGGCCGCGCTTTTCGCCGGGCAAGAGGACGGCTACATCTACACCCGCATTGGAAATCCCACCATCCGCGCACTCGAGGAGAGCGTGGCCGAACTGGAGAACGGTTGCGGCGGCATTGCCACCAGTTCCGGCATGGGCGCGGTTTCGACTTTGTACGTAGCGCTGTTGAGCGCGGGCGCTCACATGGTGAGCACGGCATCGGTCTACGGACCCAGCCGCGGACTGGTGGAGAACCACTTTTCGCGTTTCGGAGTCGAATCCACCTACCTCGATACCTCGGACCTGGCCCGGGTCCGGGATGCCCTGCGTCCCGAGACCAAGCTGGTGTACGTCGAGACGCCGTCCAATCCGACGATGCAGCTTACCGACATCGCGCAGGTTTCGGCGCTGGCGCATGCCCACGGCTGTTTGATCGCCGTGGATAACACCTTCGCCAGCCCGTATCTGCAAAAGCCCTTGGATCTCGGCGCCGACGTGGTGCTTCACTCGGTGACCAAATTCATCAATGGCCACGCCGATGTGGTAGGCGGAATCCTGGTCGCGAAGGACCCGTCGATCTACAAGCTTTTGCGCAGCGTCATGGTTAATTTCGGCTGCAACATGGATCCGCACCAGGCCTTCCTGGTGTTGCGCGGACTCAGGACGCTGGGCGTTCGCATCGAGCGGGCCCAGCGGAACGCACTGGAGATCGCGCGCTGGCTGGAGACGCAGCCTGAAGTTCAGACTGTGCGCTACGTCGGCCTGGAATCGCACCCGCAGCATGAGTTGGCTAAGCGGCAGATGCGGGGCTTCGGGTCGATGATCAGCTTCGAGCTCAAGGGCGGAATGGAGGCGGGGCGCCGGCTCATGAACGCGGTCAAGGTGGCCACGCTGGCCGTCTCCCTGGGCGGCGTAGAGACCCTCATTGAGCATCCGGCTTCCATGACGCATGCGGGCATCTCGCCCCAGGATCGTCGAGCGGCGGGATTCAGCGACGGCCTGGTTCGCTACTCGGTTGGCATCGAGGATGTGGAAGATCTCATCGCCGACCTCCGCCAGGCGCTCGACGCGGTCGCGATGGAAATAGAAGTCGCTGCTGCTCGCTAG
- a CDS encoding aminotransferase class V-fold PLP-dependent enzyme, giving the protein MEQDLIYFDNAATAWPKPEGVYQFMIDFYRSSGVNPGRSGFDLALEAGSLLDRLRKRLTKFFGGDEDAPERLCFGYNATDALNLIIAGSLASGDHVITTNLEHNSVIRPINHLVRDGGVTATFVPFDGAGFVNPDDIAKAIRPNTRLVIVNHGSNVIGTVQPVKEIGRICRERGITFAIDTAQTAGVIPINMKEMNVDVLAFTGHKALMGSMGIGGLCVRKHVQLGQTRSGGTGVRSAYPYHLEEYPWRMEFGTPNMVGVAALWAGQDWLDENGVEAIHAREMRLARKLVEGLRQIERVRLYSCDKLDNHLSTITMNVEGLEAGDVGIMLDVDHDIATRTGLHCAPLVHQQLGTLERHGGVRFSIGAFNTEEQVDAAIHAVGEIAHWAAARRERAATLPAS; this is encoded by the coding sequence ATGGAACAGGATCTGATCTATTTCGATAACGCCGCCACGGCATGGCCCAAGCCGGAGGGCGTATACCAGTTCATGATTGATTTCTACCGGAGCAGCGGTGTGAACCCGGGCCGAAGCGGTTTCGACCTGGCGCTGGAAGCGGGCTCGCTGCTCGATCGCTTGCGCAAGCGGTTAACGAAATTCTTTGGCGGCGATGAAGACGCGCCCGAACGGCTGTGCTTCGGCTACAACGCCACCGACGCGCTGAACCTCATCATCGCCGGGTCATTGGCATCCGGCGACCACGTCATTACCACGAATCTGGAACATAATTCCGTCATTCGCCCCATCAATCACCTGGTGCGCGACGGCGGAGTTACGGCGACGTTTGTGCCGTTTGACGGCGCTGGGTTCGTCAATCCGGACGATATTGCTAAGGCGATCCGTCCGAATACAAGGCTGGTCATTGTCAATCATGGATCGAATGTCATCGGGACGGTTCAGCCGGTCAAGGAAATCGGACGCATTTGCCGAGAACGGGGCATCACTTTCGCCATCGACACCGCCCAGACCGCCGGAGTCATTCCCATCAACATGAAAGAGATGAACGTCGACGTGCTGGCCTTTACCGGTCACAAGGCACTGATGGGCAGCATGGGCATCGGCGGCCTCTGCGTGCGCAAGCACGTGCAACTCGGTCAGACTCGCAGCGGAGGCACAGGCGTGCGCTCGGCGTATCCCTACCATTTGGAGGAGTACCCGTGGAGGATGGAATTCGGCACGCCGAACATGGTGGGCGTGGCGGCGCTGTGGGCAGGCCAGGATTGGCTCGATGAAAACGGCGTCGAAGCCATCCACGCGCGGGAAATGCGCCTGGCCCGAAAGCTGGTCGAGGGACTGCGCCAGATCGAGCGAGTGCGACTCTACAGTTGTGACAAACTCGACAACCATCTCTCCACGATCACGATGAATGTGGAAGGCCTGGAAGCCGGCGATGTCGGCATTATGCTCGACGTTGACCACGACATTGCGACCCGCACCGGACTGCACTGCGCGCCGCTCGTGCACCAACAACTCGGAACCTTGGAGAGGCACGGCGGAGTCCGCTTCTCAATCGGGGCGTTCAACACCGAGGAGCAGGTGGACGCTGCCATCCATGCCGTTGGCGAGATCGCTCACTGGGCTGCCGCACGCCGTGAACGAGCAGCCACGCTACCGGCCTCTTGA